The Geomonas agri genome contains the following window.
GGCCCCCTTTCGACACTACATCTGCGACAAGGAGAGTTGAGCCATGCCCGTCATAACCATCGACCTCGGCACCATCGAGAACAAAGAGAAGAAAGGCCAACTGGTACAGGCCCTGACCGAAGCTGCCAGTTCCGTAACCCAGATACCCGCCGATAAATTCATCGTCTTCATCAAGGAGAT
Protein-coding sequences here:
- the dmpI gene encoding 4-oxalocrotonate tautomerase DmpI, whose product is MPVITIDLGTIENKEKKGQLVQALTEAASSVTQIPADKFIVFIKEMERENIGVGGKLLSDILK